In Synechococcus sp. HK05, one DNA window encodes the following:
- a CDS encoding photosystem I assembly protein Ycf3, with protein MPRSQRNDNFIDKSFTVMADLILKVLPTNQRAKEAFAYYRDGMSAQADGEYAEALDNYAEALKLEEDPNDRAFILYNMALVYASNGEHEKALEQYGQALDLNSKMPQALNNMAVIHHHLGSLAEENGDGDLADRHFDQAADLWTKAIRLAPNNYIEAQNWLKTSGRGNVDVYF; from the coding sequence GTGCCCCGCTCTCAGCGCAACGACAACTTCATCGACAAGAGCTTCACGGTGATGGCCGACCTGATCCTCAAGGTGCTGCCCACCAACCAGCGCGCCAAGGAGGCCTTCGCCTACTACCGCGACGGGATGAGCGCCCAGGCTGATGGTGAATACGCCGAAGCGCTCGACAACTACGCCGAAGCGCTGAAGCTGGAGGAAGACCCCAACGACCGCGCCTTCATCCTCTACAACATGGCGCTGGTGTACGCCAGCAACGGAGAGCACGAGAAGGCCCTAGAGCAGTACGGCCAGGCCCTCGATCTCAACAGCAAGATGCCCCAAGCCCTCAACAACATGGCGGTGATCCACCACCACCTGGGCTCCTTGGCGGAAGAAAACGGCGACGGCGACCTGGCTGATCGTCACTTCGATCAGGCCGCTGATCTGTGGACCAAAGCGATCCGCTTGGCCCCGAACAACTACATCGAGGCCCAGAACTGGCTCAAAACCAGCGGCCGCGGCAACGTCGACGTGTATTTCTGA
- the radA gene encoding DNA repair protein RadA yields the protein MARATSLYVCQSCGAQTRQFFGRCSSCGSWNTLVEQAATPTDNRRRRPVAALAEAAIPAAPRRSEPIAAVGDRPLQRLGSGYGELDRVLGGGLVPGSLVLLGGDPGIGKSTLLLQSAQAMAARHSVLYVSAEESAQQVKLRWRRLAEEQGELAPAGGPGLQLLAETDLELVLQELEALRPAVAVIDSIQALHDGELGSAPGSVAQVRECAAALARIAKRQDTALLLVGHVTKEGMLAGPKVLEHLVDAVLTFEGDRFASHRLLRAVKNRFGATHELGVFEMRGQGLAQVLNPSELFLGSDEPSAGTATIVACEGTRPLVVELQALVSTTSYSSPRRTATGIGTNRLHQILAVLEKHLGLPLSRFDCYLAVAGGLEVEEPAADLGVAAAVVASYRDLTLPPGTVLIGELGLGGQLRPVAQLEQRLQESARLGFRRAVVPKGSGLGRLAAGLDLQLLEAGGVAEALVAALGVNPADDRA from the coding sequence TTGGCCCGCGCCACCAGCCTTTACGTCTGCCAGAGCTGCGGAGCCCAGACCCGCCAGTTCTTCGGCCGCTGCAGCAGTTGCGGCAGCTGGAACACCCTGGTGGAGCAGGCGGCAACCCCCACCGACAACCGCCGCCGCCGGCCTGTTGCCGCCCTGGCTGAAGCTGCCATCCCCGCTGCACCGCGGCGCTCCGAGCCGATTGCTGCGGTGGGCGATCGGCCCCTGCAGCGGCTGGGCAGCGGCTACGGCGAGCTGGACCGTGTGCTCGGCGGTGGGTTGGTGCCTGGTTCGCTGGTGTTGCTGGGTGGCGACCCCGGCATCGGCAAAAGCACGTTGCTGCTGCAGAGCGCTCAGGCGATGGCTGCCCGCCATTCCGTTTTGTATGTGAGTGCGGAGGAATCGGCGCAGCAGGTGAAGTTGCGCTGGCGTCGTCTGGCGGAGGAGCAAGGGGAGCTGGCCCCGGCTGGCGGCCCCGGCCTGCAGCTGCTGGCGGAAACCGACCTGGAGTTGGTGCTGCAGGAGCTCGAAGCGCTGCGCCCGGCGGTGGCTGTGATCGACAGCATCCAGGCCCTCCACGACGGCGAGCTCGGCAGCGCCCCCGGTTCCGTAGCCCAGGTGCGCGAATGCGCCGCGGCCCTGGCCCGCATCGCCAAGCGGCAAGACACGGCCCTGTTGCTGGTGGGCCACGTGACCAAGGAGGGCATGCTCGCTGGGCCCAAAGTGCTGGAGCACCTGGTGGATGCGGTGCTCACCTTTGAAGGCGATCGCTTCGCCAGCCACCGGCTGCTGCGGGCCGTGAAGAACCGCTTCGGCGCCACCCACGAGCTGGGGGTGTTTGAGATGCGCGGCCAGGGCCTAGCCCAGGTGCTCAACCCCAGCGAGCTGTTTCTCGGCAGCGATGAACCCAGCGCCGGCACCGCCACGATCGTGGCCTGTGAAGGCACACGGCCTTTGGTGGTGGAGCTCCAGGCACTGGTGAGCACCACCAGCTATTCCAGCCCGCGCCGCACCGCCACCGGCATCGGCACCAACCGCCTGCACCAGATTCTGGCGGTGCTGGAAAAACACCTGGGTTTGCCCCTGTCGCGCTTCGATTGCTATCTGGCCGTGGCCGGTGGCCTGGAGGTGGAGGAGCCTGCGGCCGATCTCGGCGTGGCGGCAGCGGTGGTGGCCAGCTACCGGGATCTCACCCTGCCGCCTGGCACGGTGCTGATCGGTGAGCTGGGCCTCGGCGGGCAGCTGCGGCCGGTGGCGCAGCTGGAGCAGCGCCTTCAGGAGTCAGCCCGCTTGGGCTTCCGCCGTGCGGTGGTGCCCAAAGGCAGTGGTCTGGGGCGCTTGGCGGCGGGCCTGGATCTGCAGCTGCTGGAGGCCGGCGGGGTGGCGGAGGCGCTGGTGGCGGCCCTTGGGGTGAACCCCGCCGACGATCGAGCTTGA
- the plsX gene encoding phosphate acyltransferase PlsX encodes MPPKPSDVPGSGTGSRRGRPRAIRRLVIWYRRNAAVTSLVGTATATANAAGSMAGSVAGSAAGAAAGAANTVLQPLVFDPLRRLQRGVGGSEGTPINDADRLWVAVDGMGGDYAPGPILEGCLRAVRLLPLRVKFVAEAEAVATAVAELELSEELEAAQQEGLLELVPSGVSVGMDEEATVVRKKRDASINVAMDLVKAGKATAVYSAGNSGAVMASAIFRLGRLKGIDRPAIGALFPTKDPEQQVLVLDVGANMDAKPAYLHQWALLGNIYSRDVLQVSQPRIGLLNIGEEECKGNDLALRTYPLMAAESRFQFAGNCEGRDVLSGAFDVVVCDGFTGNVLLKFLESVGSVLLDVLKAELPRGRRGKVGSAFLMSNLRRIKKRLDHAEHGGALLLGVNGVCVIGHGSSKALSVVSALRIAHSAANHGVMEDLQQLSESESPAVACG; translated from the coding sequence TTGCCCCCGAAGCCCTCTGACGTACCAGGTTCCGGCACCGGCAGCCGCCGCGGCCGCCCCCGCGCCATCCGCCGCCTGGTGATCTGGTATCGCCGTAATGCAGCGGTCACGAGCCTGGTGGGTACGGCGACGGCCACGGCCAATGCCGCCGGGTCGATGGCGGGCTCCGTGGCCGGCAGCGCCGCCGGTGCCGCAGCGGGAGCGGCCAACACCGTGCTGCAGCCACTGGTGTTCGACCCCCTGCGCCGCCTGCAGCGGGGCGTGGGGGGCAGCGAAGGCACACCGATCAACGATGCCGATCGCCTCTGGGTGGCGGTGGATGGCATGGGCGGCGACTACGCCCCCGGCCCGATCCTGGAAGGCTGCTTGCGGGCGGTGCGGCTCCTGCCACTGCGGGTGAAATTCGTGGCCGAGGCTGAAGCCGTGGCCACCGCTGTGGCCGAGCTGGAGCTCAGCGAGGAACTGGAGGCGGCGCAGCAGGAGGGTCTACTGGAGCTGGTGCCCAGCGGTGTGTCGGTGGGCATGGATGAAGAAGCCACCGTGGTGCGCAAGAAGCGCGACGCCAGCATCAATGTGGCCATGGACCTGGTGAAGGCCGGTAAGGCCACGGCCGTGTATTCAGCCGGCAACTCTGGCGCCGTGATGGCGTCAGCGATCTTCCGGCTCGGGCGCCTCAAGGGGATCGATCGCCCCGCCATCGGCGCCCTCTTCCCCACCAAGGATCCCGAGCAGCAGGTGCTAGTGCTCGATGTGGGCGCCAACATGGATGCCAAACCGGCCTACCTGCACCAGTGGGCCCTGCTGGGCAACATCTACAGCCGTGACGTGCTGCAGGTGAGCCAGCCGCGCATCGGCCTGCTCAACATCGGCGAGGAGGAGTGCAAGGGCAACGATCTCGCCCTGCGCACCTATCCGCTGATGGCCGCGGAAAGCCGCTTCCAGTTCGCCGGCAACTGCGAGGGCCGTGATGTGCTCTCCGGTGCGTTCGACGTAGTGGTGTGCGACGGCTTCACCGGCAATGTGCTGCTGAAGTTCCTGGAAAGCGTGGGCAGCGTGCTGCTGGATGTGCTCAAGGCTGAGCTGCCCCGCGGCCGCCGCGGCAAGGTGGGGTCTGCGTTTTTGATGAGCAACCTGCGCCGCATCAAGAAGCGCCTCGACCACGCCGAGCACGGCGGGGCCCTGTTGCTGGGCGTGAACGGTGTGTGTGTGATCGGCCATGGCAGCAGCAAGGCTCTCTCGGTGGTGAGCGCCCTGCGCATCGCCCACTCCGCTGCCAACCACGGTGTGATGGAGGATCTGCAACAGCTCAGCGAGAGCGAGAGCCCTGCCGTGGCCTGTGGTTGA
- the tsaB gene encoding tRNA (adenosine(37)-N6)-threonylcarbamoyltransferase complex dimerization subunit type 1 TsaB, which produces MSGPPLLLALHSSSETLGVAVQPLCQSDAGAQVEGFPLGRRLSNQLLPCVEQLLPADQWPRIGRLAVAIGPGGFTGTRLTVVLARTLAQQLGIPLHGFSSFLLIARRLLAAEEPASPGQRLWLEQVLPRRGSVVGCYGLDPTALGGVAELETPRLVRPEESWGGDAPCAPAVVDAVADARQLLELGQLAHAADLAGPWAPVLPLYPTSPVEGL; this is translated from the coding sequence ATGAGTGGCCCCCCGTTGCTGTTGGCCTTGCACAGCTCCAGCGAGACCCTCGGGGTGGCTGTGCAGCCCCTGTGTCAGTCGGATGCTGGGGCGCAGGTGGAGGGTTTCCCCTTGGGCCGGCGCTTGTCGAATCAGCTCCTCCCCTGCGTGGAGCAGCTGTTGCCGGCTGATCAATGGCCCCGAATCGGGCGCTTGGCTGTGGCCATAGGGCCCGGCGGCTTCACCGGGACCCGGCTCACGGTGGTGCTGGCGCGCACGCTGGCTCAGCAGCTGGGTATCCCGCTCCATGGCTTCAGCAGCTTTTTGTTGATCGCGCGCCGTTTGCTGGCGGCTGAAGAGCCGGCCTCGCCTGGTCAGCGGCTGTGGCTGGAGCAGGTGTTGCCCCGCCGCGGCAGCGTGGTGGGCTGCTACGGCCTCGATCCCACCGCCCTCGGTGGGGTGGCGGAGCTGGAGACGCCGCGGCTGGTGCGCCCTGAGGAGTCCTGGGGCGGCGATGCGCCCTGTGCTCCTGCTGTGGTGGATGCAGTGGCGGATGCACGCCAATTGCTGGAGTTGGGCCAGTTGGCCCATGCTGCGGATCTGGCTGGCCCCTGGGCGCCGGTGCTGCCGCTCTATCCCACCAGCCCGGTGGAGGGGCTGTGA
- a CDS encoding beta-ketoacyl-ACP synthase III, which translates to MALVGCGSAVPAISVSNQQLSERVDTSDEWIRTRTGIGARRICAADEPLTLLASRAAQAALDHAGWAPEDLDLILMATSSPDDLFGMAPRVQGAIGARHAVAFDLTAACSGFLFALITAGQYLRSGAMRRALVIGADQLSRWVDWDDRTTCVLFGDGAAAVAVESCPAEQDGLLGFRMHSDGSRNSCLTLAQTDTHTDVLGGVSAQVGGFAPLRMNGQEVYKFAVREVPAVLKELLESTGTPASDLNWLLLHQANQRILDAVADRFAIPHERVLSNLASYGNTSAATIPLMLDEAVKDGRVKPGDLIASSGFGAGLSWGGALLRWAGPQG; encoded by the coding sequence ATGGCCCTGGTGGGCTGCGGCAGTGCCGTGCCCGCCATCAGCGTGAGCAATCAACAGCTGAGCGAACGCGTCGACACCAGCGACGAGTGGATCCGCACCCGCACTGGCATCGGCGCACGCCGCATCTGCGCGGCCGATGAACCGCTCACGCTGCTCGCCAGTCGCGCCGCCCAAGCAGCCCTGGACCACGCGGGCTGGGCACCCGAGGATCTGGATCTGATCCTGATGGCCACCTCCAGCCCCGACGACCTGTTCGGAATGGCGCCGCGGGTGCAGGGCGCCATTGGTGCCCGCCATGCCGTGGCCTTTGATCTCACCGCCGCCTGCAGCGGCTTCCTGTTTGCCCTGATCACCGCCGGCCAATACCTGCGCAGTGGTGCCATGCGCCGGGCCCTGGTGATCGGCGCCGATCAACTCAGCCGCTGGGTGGATTGGGACGATCGCACCACCTGCGTGCTGTTCGGCGATGGCGCCGCTGCCGTGGCCGTGGAATCCTGCCCCGCCGAGCAGGACGGCCTGCTCGGCTTCCGCATGCACTCTGATGGCAGCCGCAACAGCTGCCTCACCCTCGCCCAGACCGATACACACACCGACGTGCTCGGTGGCGTGAGCGCCCAGGTGGGGGGCTTTGCCCCGCTGCGCATGAACGGCCAGGAGGTGTACAAGTTTGCGGTGCGGGAAGTGCCGGCGGTGCTCAAGGAGCTGCTGGAGAGCACCGGCACCCCCGCCTCCGATCTCAATTGGCTGCTGCTGCACCAGGCCAACCAGCGCATTCTTGATGCCGTGGCCGATCGTTTTGCCATTCCCCACGAGCGGGTGCTGAGCAACCTGGCCAGCTATGGCAACACCTCAGCGGCCACCATCCCATTGATGCTGGATGAGGCGGTGAAGGATGGGCGGGTGAAACCCGGCGATCTGATCGCCAGCAGTGGCTTTGGGGCTGGCCTGAGCTGGGGCGGCGCGCTGCTGCGCTGGGCTGGTCCGCAGGGCTGA
- a CDS encoding heavy metal translocating P-type ATPase — protein sequence MSSGPESAPQPVAALLLEVEGMKCGGCVRAVEQRLLAQPGVRQASVSLLNRTAWVGLDPAVLGQSEHDPSEALIEALLAMGYQAHRREDQASTPAERRQQQSWWLRWQQLVVALVLLLVSAAGHLAEMGQLPLPWLADMRVHALVATVALALPGRSILVRGARSAFAGAPGMDTLVGLGMASAYLASLVALIWPAVGWQCFFNEPVMLLGFVLLGRFLEERARFRTGRALQELARLQPDEALLVVGTGPEAITRPVRVGALRPGDRLRLLPGDRVPVDSRVLEGLSNLDVSSLTGEPLPQEVSAGCELAAGSLNLQAPLLLEVVRPGSESAVARIIALVEQAQARKGPIQGLTDRVAGRFSVAVMLLALGTWLFWWLWGAQLWPQVLSAAPAMHAHGGHRSLGLAAETPFVLGLQLSIAVLVVACPCALGLATPAAITVGTGRAAKAGILFRGGDVIETAAALSTVFFDKTGTLSIGRPSLSGLRPAQPGLEEAAVVQLAASLEADTRHPLAHALLQRAQELELPLLSVAQPRTIAGDGLEGTVAGYGRCRLGRPAWIAASGLVLPPDLQRWLQEQEARGATVVALSAEHRLLALLAIEDPMRADAPQALAALQAMGLQLGVLSGDRQGPVQHLGDALGLRAEQLAWELLPQQKLERLQHSAGRGPVAMVGDGINDAPALAAADLGIAVGTGTQIAMDTADLVVLGDRLTAIPQALRLARRTMAKVRQNLAWAFGYNLLVLPLAAGALLPGFGVVLSPPLAALLMAFSSITVVVNALLLGGDD from the coding sequence GTGAGCAGCGGCCCTGAATCCGCACCGCAGCCGGTGGCTGCTCTGCTGCTCGAGGTGGAGGGCATGAAATGTGGAGGCTGCGTGCGCGCCGTGGAGCAGCGCCTGCTGGCCCAGCCCGGCGTTCGCCAGGCCAGCGTCAGCCTGCTCAACCGCACCGCCTGGGTGGGGTTGGATCCAGCCGTGCTTGGCCAGAGCGAGCACGATCCCAGCGAGGCGCTGATCGAGGCCCTGCTGGCCATGGGCTATCAGGCCCATCGCCGCGAAGATCAGGCCAGCACCCCGGCGGAGCGCCGGCAGCAGCAGAGCTGGTGGCTGCGCTGGCAGCAACTGGTGGTGGCACTGGTGTTGCTGCTGGTGTCGGCGGCGGGCCACCTGGCTGAGATGGGGCAGCTGCCGCTCCCCTGGCTGGCAGACATGCGGGTGCATGCCCTGGTGGCCACCGTGGCCCTGGCCTTGCCGGGGCGGTCGATCCTCGTGCGCGGAGCGCGCTCGGCTTTTGCCGGTGCCCCGGGGATGGACACGCTCGTGGGCTTGGGGATGGCCAGCGCCTACCTGGCCAGCCTCGTGGCCCTGATCTGGCCGGCCGTGGGCTGGCAGTGTTTCTTCAACGAGCCCGTGATGCTGCTGGGCTTTGTGCTGCTGGGCCGTTTCCTCGAGGAGCGGGCCCGCTTCCGCACGGGGCGGGCCCTGCAGGAGCTGGCGCGTCTGCAGCCCGATGAGGCGTTGCTGGTGGTGGGTACGGGCCCTGAGGCGATCACCAGGCCCGTGCGGGTGGGGGCGCTGCGCCCCGGTGATCGCCTGCGCTTGCTGCCCGGCGATCGTGTGCCGGTGGATAGCCGCGTGCTCGAAGGGCTGTCCAATCTGGATGTGTCGAGCCTCACCGGTGAACCGTTGCCCCAGGAGGTGAGCGCAGGCTGTGAGCTGGCGGCCGGAAGCCTCAACCTCCAGGCGCCGCTGCTGCTGGAGGTGGTGCGCCCCGGTAGCGAGAGCGCGGTGGCCCGGATCATTGCCCTGGTGGAGCAGGCCCAGGCGCGCAAAGGGCCGATTCAGGGGCTTACCGATCGGGTGGCGGGCCGCTTCAGCGTGGCGGTGATGCTGCTGGCGCTGGGCACTTGGCTGTTTTGGTGGCTCTGGGGTGCGCAGCTCTGGCCGCAGGTGCTCTCGGCGGCACCGGCGATGCATGCCCATGGCGGCCACAGGAGTTTGGGGTTGGCGGCTGAAACCCCCTTCGTGCTGGGCTTGCAGCTCAGCATTGCCGTGCTGGTGGTGGCTTGCCCCTGTGCATTGGGCTTGGCCACCCCCGCGGCCATCACCGTGGGCACCGGCCGGGCGGCCAAGGCCGGCATCCTGTTCCGCGGCGGGGATGTGATCGAAACGGCCGCGGCCCTCAGCACCGTGTTTTTCGATAAAACCGGCACCTTGAGCATCGGTCGCCCCAGCCTCAGCGGCCTGCGACCCGCCCAGCCCGGCCTCGAGGAGGCCGCTGTGGTGCAACTGGCCGCCAGCCTTGAAGCCGACACCCGCCATCCTCTGGCCCACGCCCTGCTGCAGCGAGCCCAAGAGCTGGAGCTGCCCCTGCTCAGCGTGGCGCAGCCGCGCACCATCGCGGGCGATGGCCTGGAGGGAACCGTGGCGGGCTATGGCCGCTGTCGCTTGGGCCGCCCCGCCTGGATTGCAGCCAGTGGCCTGGTGCTCCCCCCTGACCTGCAGCGGTGGCTGCAGGAGCAGGAAGCCCGCGGCGCCACGGTGGTGGCCTTGAGCGCCGAGCATCGGCTGCTGGCGCTGTTGGCGATCGAAGACCCCATGCGCGCCGATGCCCCGCAGGCCCTGGCTGCGTTGCAGGCCATGGGGCTGCAGCTGGGCGTGCTCAGCGGTGACCGTCAGGGGCCAGTGCAGCACCTCGGCGATGCGCTGGGCCTGCGCGCGGAGCAACTGGCTTGGGAGCTGTTGCCGCAGCAGAAGCTGGAGCGGCTGCAGCACAGCGCTGGCCGTGGCCCGGTGGCGATGGTGGGCGACGGCATCAACGACGCTCCGGCTCTGGCGGCAGCGGATCTCGGGATCGCTGTGGGCACCGGCACCCAGATCGCCATGGATACCGCCGATCTGGTGGTGCTCGGGGATCGCCTCACGGCGATCCCCCAGGCCCTGCGCCTGGCTCGCCGCACCATGGCCAAGGTGCGCCAAAACCTCGCCTGGGCCTTCGGCTACAACCTGCTGGTGTTGCCCCTGGCCGCCGGCGCTCTGCTGCCGGGGTTCGGCGTGGTGCTCTCCCCTCCTCTGGCAGCGTTGTTGATGGCCTTCAGTTCGATCACCGTGGTGGTGAATGCCCTGCTGCTCGGTGGTGATGACTGA
- the fabD gene encoding ACP S-malonyltransferase yields MGIAWVFPGQGSQKLGMAAGVLELPGGRDRFAAASDLLGRDLLAICAGEADGELSDLNDTRNTQPALFVIESLLVDGLKAQGRSADRVAGHSLGELVALYAAGVFDVNTGLQLMKTRSELMAAAGGGAMTAVMGFDRAELDQLVAATEGVVIANDNSSAQVVLSGSPEAVAAVSGQLKCKRAIPLAVSGAFHSPFMQSAADAFAAALEAVPFADAVIPVLSNTDPTPETNGAALKQRLRTQMTTGVRWRETMEAFSTSGIDTAVEIGPGNVLSGLIKRGCEGITTAQISGAADLGL; encoded by the coding sequence ATGGGTATCGCCTGGGTGTTTCCCGGACAGGGCTCACAGAAGCTGGGCATGGCCGCCGGGGTGCTCGAGCTGCCCGGCGGCCGCGATCGCTTCGCCGCCGCTTCCGACCTGCTGGGCCGTGATCTGCTCGCCATCTGCGCCGGTGAAGCCGACGGTGAGCTGAGCGATCTCAACGACACCCGCAACACACAGCCAGCCCTCTTCGTGATCGAGAGCTTGCTGGTGGATGGCCTCAAGGCCCAGGGCCGCAGCGCCGATCGGGTGGCCGGCCACAGTCTGGGCGAGCTGGTGGCCCTCTACGCCGCAGGCGTGTTCGATGTGAACACGGGCCTGCAGCTGATGAAAACCCGCAGCGAACTGATGGCGGCGGCCGGCGGCGGAGCCATGACCGCCGTGATGGGCTTCGATCGCGCCGAGCTCGATCAGCTGGTGGCCGCCACCGAAGGGGTGGTGATCGCCAACGACAACAGCAGCGCCCAGGTGGTGCTCTCCGGCAGCCCCGAGGCGGTGGCAGCCGTGAGCGGCCAGCTCAAATGCAAACGCGCCATCCCCCTGGCGGTGAGTGGGGCCTTCCATTCACCCTTCATGCAGAGCGCCGCGGATGCCTTTGCGGCGGCACTGGAGGCCGTGCCCTTCGCCGATGCTGTGATTCCGGTGCTGAGCAACACCGATCCCACCCCCGAAACCAATGGCGCGGCCCTCAAGCAGCGGCTACGCACCCAAATGACCACCGGCGTGCGCTGGCGCGAAACGATGGAGGCCTTCAGCACCTCAGGCATCGACACCGCCGTGGAGATCGGCCCCGGCAACGTGCTGAGCGGCCTGATCAAGCGTGGGTGCGAGGGGATCACCACCGCCCAGATCAGCGGCGCCGCCGACCTGGGGCTGTGA
- the rpaB gene encoding response regulator transcription factor RpaB: MTASTGTTASAAKETILVVDDEASIRRILETRLSMIGYQVVTACDGQEALEAFRRTNPDLVVLDVMMPKLDGYGVCQELRKESDVPIVMLTALGDVADRITGLELGADDYVVKPFSPKELEARIRCVLRRVEKDSVAGIPNSGVIQVSDLRIDTNKRQVYRGEERIRLTGMEFSLLELLVGRSGEPFSRGEILKEVWGYTPERHVDTRVVDVHISRLRSKLEDDPANPELILTARGTGYLFQRIVDAVAPEAL, from the coding sequence ATGACGGCCTCAACCGGCACAACTGCCTCCGCCGCCAAGGAAACGATCCTGGTGGTGGACGACGAAGCCAGCATCCGCCGGATTCTGGAAACGCGGCTCTCGATGATCGGCTATCAGGTGGTGACCGCCTGCGACGGCCAGGAAGCGCTCGAGGCCTTTCGCCGCACCAACCCCGATCTGGTGGTGCTCGACGTGATGATGCCGAAGCTCGATGGCTACGGCGTCTGCCAGGAGCTGCGCAAGGAATCGGACGTGCCGATCGTGATGCTCACCGCCCTGGGCGATGTGGCCGACCGCATCACCGGCCTCGAGCTCGGCGCCGACGACTACGTGGTGAAACCCTTCAGCCCCAAGGAGCTGGAGGCCCGCATTCGCTGCGTGCTGCGCCGGGTGGAGAAAGACAGCGTGGCCGGCATCCCCAACTCCGGCGTGATCCAGGTGAGCGACCTGCGCATCGACACCAACAAGCGGCAGGTGTACCGGGGCGAGGAGCGCATCCGCCTCACCGGCATGGAGTTCAGCCTGCTGGAGCTGCTGGTGGGCCGCAGCGGTGAGCCCTTCAGCCGAGGCGAAATTCTCAAAGAAGTGTGGGGCTACACCCCGGAGCGTCACGTGGATACCCGGGTGGTGGATGTTCATATCTCCCGGCTGCGCTCCAAACTGGAAGACGATCCGGCCAACCCCGAGCTGATCCTCACGGCCCGCGGCACCGGTTATCTGTTCCAACGCATCGTTGACGCCGTTGCCCCCGAAGCCCTCTGA
- a CDS encoding 1-acyl-sn-glycerol-3-phosphate acyltransferase, translated as MQRPGSRPVNAVKRVLRRRRKPAEPPALLRTPKPSLTYRLVSYLLVFPIYRLLFRGRTAGNTNVPHEGALVVVANHGSHLDPPLLGHALGRPVAFMAKAELFRIPILGPIIRACGAYPVARGASDREAIRTATDRLEQGWATGVFIDGTRQADGRVNNPQPGAALLAARAGVPLLPVAIINSHRALGTGSKQPRLLPVHIRIGTPIPPPASRKRADLDAATAACQAQINALLDQGLINGPALPPASERTALPPSA; from the coding sequence ATGCAGCGGCCGGGCAGCCGGCCGGTGAACGCGGTGAAGCGAGTGCTGCGCCGCCGGCGCAAACCCGCCGAACCACCAGCCCTGCTGCGCACACCGAAACCCAGCCTCACCTACCGGCTGGTGAGCTATCTGCTGGTGTTCCCGATCTACCGGCTGCTGTTCCGCGGCCGGACCGCCGGCAACACCAATGTTCCCCACGAGGGGGCACTGGTGGTGGTGGCCAACCATGGCTCCCATCTCGACCCGCCGCTGCTGGGCCATGCCCTGGGGCGCCCCGTGGCCTTCATGGCCAAGGCTGAGCTGTTTCGAATCCCGATCTTGGGACCGATCATCCGCGCCTGCGGCGCCTATCCCGTGGCCCGTGGCGCCAGCGACCGCGAAGCGATCCGCACCGCCACCGATCGCCTTGAGCAGGGTTGGGCCACCGGTGTGTTCATCGATGGCACCCGCCAGGCCGATGGTCGCGTGAACAACCCCCAGCCCGGCGCAGCACTCCTGGCAGCCCGCGCCGGGGTGCCGCTGCTACCGGTCGCGATCATCAACAGCCACCGGGCCCTTGGGACAGGCTCCAAGCAACCGCGGCTGCTGCCCGTACACATCCGCATCGGCACACCGATTCCGCCTCCGGCCTCGCGCAAACGGGCCGACCTCGATGCCGCCACCGCCGCCTGCCAGGCCCAGATCAATGCCCTGCTGGATCAGGGGTTGATCAACGGCCCCGCACTCCCTCCAGCATCGGAGCGAACCGCGCTGCCGCCCAGCGCCTGA
- a CDS encoding Ycf34 family protein, producing the protein MCICVDCRWVDQCQAYHAVERQHGVAHLTPTPVFVPQEPRIHVQVLDLAPGQVGVEWDVRACGSFELDRGRWQRLRPDQVVPT; encoded by the coding sequence ATGTGCATCTGCGTGGATTGCCGCTGGGTGGATCAATGCCAGGCCTACCACGCGGTTGAACGCCAACACGGCGTGGCCCACCTCACCCCAACGCCGGTGTTTGTGCCGCAGGAGCCCAGGATTCACGTTCAAGTGCTCGACCTGGCGCCTGGCCAGGTGGGGGTGGAGTGGGATGTGCGGGCGTGCGGCAGTTTTGAGCTCGATCGAGGCCGCTGGCAGCGGTTGCGCCCGGATCAGGTGGTGCCCACATGA
- a CDS encoding YdcF family protein codes for MILVLGGDVERERVAAELAERDGLPVLVSGGSNPEYAHWLFGRRGLDQGRVQLDYRATDTLTNFTSIVDDLRRAKVRHVLLVTSSDHMQRAMLVGRLVAGSRGIGLTPVEVPCGARCTPEGWRKVWGDGARAALWVLTGRDLRRWAAARFAPMLEGVRGR; via the coding sequence ATGATCCTGGTGTTGGGCGGTGATGTGGAACGGGAGCGGGTGGCGGCTGAGTTGGCGGAGCGGGATGGTTTACCGGTGCTGGTGAGTGGCGGCAGCAATCCTGAATATGCCCACTGGCTGTTCGGGCGGCGGGGCCTCGATCAGGGGCGCGTGCAGCTGGATTACCGCGCCACCGACACCCTCACCAACTTCACCTCGATCGTGGATGACCTGCGGCGCGCCAAGGTGCGCCATGTGCTGTTGGTCACGAGCAGCGATCACATGCAACGGGCCATGCTCGTGGGCCGGCTGGTGGCCGGCAGCCGCGGCATTGGCCTCACGCCGGTGGAGGTGCCCTGCGGAGCGCGTTGTACGCCGGAGGGCTGGCGCAAGGTGTGGGGCGACGGGGCCCGCGCGGCCCTGTGGGTGCTCACGGGCCGCGATCTCAGGCGCTGGGCGGCAGCGCGGTTCGCTCCGATGCTGGAGGGAGTGCGGGGCCGTTGA